A single Bacillus sp. HMF5848 DNA region contains:
- a CDS encoding ABC transporter substrate-binding protein — protein sequence MKKLLALFLVTLLFLAACSSGASNESTTNDSEGKDTEKTDETNEITIWAWDPNFNIKALNLAKDAYQSVNPDLNVTIVENAQNDIVQKLNTSLSSGTTKGLPNIVLIEDYRAQSFLQAYPDAFEKLTGAFNADDFASYKIATTSLDGENYALPFDTGVTGLYVRTDYLEQAGYTVEDVTNIDWDQYIEIGKKVKEATGKQMLSLDPNDLGLVRMMIQSSGKWYLKEDGVTPDLAGNEAIKEAFSIYKQLIEADLVRPNSDWSQFLAGFNSGEVASVPTGNWITPSIKAEASQSGKWAVVGQPSLPGMESVNASNLGGSSWYVLNVPGKEHAVDFLAKTFGSDVELYQKFIKEIGAMGTYKPAAEGEAYQGADEFFGGQAIIADFAAWTEEIPQVNYGLHTYAIEDILVVEMQNYLQGKDIDKVLEDAQKQAEAQIR from the coding sequence GTGAAAAAGCTGTTAGCACTATTTTTAGTTACTTTGTTGTTTTTAGCTGCATGTTCTTCAGGAGCTAGTAATGAAAGCACAACGAATGACTCTGAAGGCAAAGATACTGAGAAAACAGATGAAACAAACGAAATAACAATTTGGGCTTGGGATCCAAACTTTAATATTAAAGCATTAAATCTTGCAAAAGACGCATATCAGTCAGTTAACCCTGACCTTAACGTGACAATCGTTGAAAACGCACAAAATGACATCGTGCAAAAGCTTAACACTAGCTTAAGCTCTGGCACTACAAAGGGCTTACCAAACATCGTGTTAATTGAAGATTATCGCGCACAAAGCTTTTTACAGGCGTATCCTGATGCGTTTGAAAAATTAACAGGTGCATTCAATGCAGATGACTTCGCATCGTATAAAATCGCAACGACTAGCTTAGACGGAGAAAATTATGCGTTACCGTTTGATACGGGCGTAACTGGTTTATATGTAAGAACGGATTATTTAGAGCAAGCAGGCTACACAGTAGAAGATGTTACAAACATTGACTGGGATCAATATATTGAAATCGGGAAAAAAGTGAAGGAAGCAACAGGAAAGCAAATGCTATCACTAGATCCTAACGACTTAGGCTTAGTACGTATGATGATTCAATCAAGTGGTAAGTGGTATTTGAAAGAAGACGGTGTAACACCTGATTTAGCTGGAAACGAAGCGATTAAAGAAGCGTTCTCTATCTACAAGCAACTAATTGAGGCTGACCTAGTTAGACCTAACTCTGATTGGAGCCAATTCTTAGCCGGCTTTAACAGTGGAGAAGTAGCTTCTGTACCAACAGGTAACTGGATTACACCATCTATTAAGGCTGAAGCATCTCAATCTGGTAAATGGGCAGTTGTAGGACAACCAAGTTTGCCTGGCATGGAATCAGTCAATGCATCTAACTTAGGTGGAAGCTCATGGTACGTATTGAATGTACCTGGTAAAGAGCATGCGGTAGATTTCTTAGCAAAAACTTTTGGTTCTGATGTTGAGTTATACCAAAAGTTCATTAAAGAAATTGGAGCAATGGGTACGTACAAGCCTGCTGCTGAAGGTGAAGCTTATCAAGGTGCTGATGAGTTCTTCGGAGGACAAGCTATTATCGCTGACTTTGCTGCATGGACGGAAGAAATTCCTCAAGTAAACTATGGTCTACACACGTATGCAATCGAGGACATACTTGTTGTTGAAATGCAAAACTATCTACAAGGAAAAGACATTGATAAAGTGCTAGAAGATGCACAAAAACAAGCTGAAGCACAAATTAGATAG